One Pseudobutyrivibrio xylanivorans genomic window, TTAACAGCGTGCTCGATAACTCTGTCAGGGTGTGTGTTGAGCATCTCACGAAGAGTTGTCTCCTTCATACCACCAACATAGTCTGAGTGATGATAGTAGATCTTCTGATCAAGCTTCTTACCTGTAACCTTAATCTTCTCTGCATTAACTACGATAACATAGTCACCACAATCAGCGTGTGGAGTGAAGACTGGCTTATTCTTACCTCTTAAAACCTTTGCAACTTCTGCACAAAGACGACCGAGTGTCTGTCCCTCTGCATCAACTACATACCATTTTCTCTCAAGCTGAGATGGGTTTGGCATATAAGTATTCATTGAGAATTCCTCCTTAAATAAATCTTAAAAAAAGCTCCAAGAAAGTGATGTCCGGGCACCGTCTCGGAAAGTTATAGTAAAACTCATTTCCGGGCTAACAGAAATAAGTTACCTTACTACATCAGCCGTTATAGTATACAATACGAATCCAGTTTCGTCAACCACAAAATATAATCCGCCAGTTACGGCTACAAGCCTTAGAGTTTCTCCGCTCAGCTTAGAATGCTTCGCTTGAGAAACCTAAGAGCTTGATGCCTACTGGCCCATCTATTCGTATTCTATCCCTATCATCGTCAAGCCGTGGGCTGGGGCTGTTGGGCCGGCGAGCTCACGGTTGCGGCCACGAAGGATTTCAAGCATATACATTGGCTCCATCTCACCTGCACCCACTTTAATAAGGGTTCCAGCAATGATTCGAACCATGTTGTAAAGGAAGCCATCGCCAGTGAGGCGAATGTGGATAACATCATCCTCCTTATAAACCTTTGCAGTGTATATGGTACGGACGCGGGATTTAACCTGCGCCTTTACCGATGAAAGTGATGTAAAATCGTGCTGGCCGATGAGATACGCAGCAGCCTCGTTCATCTTGTCCACGTCTAAATCGTAATAGTAATGGAATGTATCCTTACGCTTTGTAGGGTCCGGCATCTTGCGATTCAAAATCTTGTACTCATATGTCTTGCGACATGCCGCATATCTAGGATGAAAATCATCCTCCACCTGGCATGAGTACTGAACCACTATATCGTCAGGAAGACGCTGATTCAAGGCAAAGCTAATTTTATCCGCTGGCATACGGGATGTAGTATCAAATACAGCCACATTTCCAAGGGAATGAACACCTGCGTCTGTTCGGCTTGCCCCAATAATAGAGATAGGCTCTTGCAAAAGATCTGTAAGAGCCTCGTTTAATTTCTGTTCAATTGTGACACCGTTTGGCTGAATTTGCCAGCCACAGTATCCGCTGCCATCATAGGCAACAACTATCATTACTCGCATATTATAAAATTACCTTTGCTGAATAAAAAACTATCAAATAAATTGCAATACAAATATAAGCTCGCTGGTCCAGACTAGTGTACTTCAGCGGACGCATCTTTGTCCTGCCCTCTCCACCATTATAGCATCTTGCCTCCATAGCGAAAGACAAATCGTTTGCTCGTCTGAAAGCTGATACAAAAAGTGGCACTAAAAGTGGCACCATGTTCTTTGCCTTTTTAATGAGGCCGCCTGACTCAAAGTCTGCTCCTCTTGCCATCTGTGCCTTCATTATTTTGTCTGTTTCCTCAATGAGAATTGGAATGAATCTCAAAGCGATTGACATCATCATTGAAATCTCATGAACTGGAACATTTATCCTCTTTAAAAAGCCAAGAGACTTTTCAAGACCATCAGTAAGCTGATTTGGTGTAGTGGTAAGTGTCATGATTGAAGTACCAATAATAAGAAGAATCATTCGACTTGTCATGAGCACCGCATTTTTCAAGCCCACATCAGATATTGTAAAAATCCAAAATGAGGCCAGCGTACGACCTGGTGTCAAAAACAGATTAAAGAGTCCTGCAATAATCAAAAGCACAACAATCGAACGTAAGCCCTTTACCATAAATGAAAATGGCACATGACTCATCTTTATAATTCCAAAAAGTGTGATTAATACTGCCGCAAACAAAATCACATTATTAGAAGAAAACAGCGTGATTATAAATATAAGCGTAGCAAACAGCTTCACTCTTGGATCTAGTGAGTGAAGAATTGATTCAGCTGGATAATATTGTCCTAAAGTTATTTCACGCAACATAATATTTCTTCCTTTGCCTCGTCAACAGTTGTAGCATCTGTCCTAATATCAAAACCGGCGGCCTTTAAATCATTCATTACATAGGTAACCTGTGGTGCAGCAAGCCCCATAGCTTCAAGCTCCTTGTAATGAGAAAAGACTTCCTTAGGAGTGCCATCAAACGCTGGCTTTCCTGCATCCATAACAATGATTCTGTCAACGTAATTTGCCACATCCTCCATAGAATGTGATACAAGAATGACTGTATCCCCACGTTTCTTGTGCATATCTGCAATCATACCAAGGATATCATCTCTTCCCTTTGGATCAAGGCCAGCAGTTGGCTCATCGAGAATGATAACAGCTGGCTTCATTGCAAGAACGCCTGCAATTGCAGCGCGACGCTTCTGACCACCTGAAAGCTCAAATGGAGATGCAAGATAGAACTCTTCTGGGAGTCCGACCAGACCAAGAGCTTCGTAAGCACGCTTAATCTGCTCTTTCTCGTCCAAGCCCTGATTCTTTGGGCCAAACTGGACATCCTTAAAAACAGTAGTTTCGAAAAGCTGATGCTCTGGGTACTGGAAAACCATTCCCACCTGTGTTCGAAGCTCCTTGATATCATAGTCCTTGTCATAGATGTCCTGGCCACGATAGTAAATATGACCGTCTGTAGCCTTGATAAGACCATTAAGATGCTGCACAAGTGTAGACTTACCACTACCTGTGTGACCAATAATACCGATAAACTCACCTTCCTTAATTGAAAGGCTGATGTCATCAAGGGCAGTAACCTCATAGGCTGTGCCTGGACTATATTTATATGAAACGTGATCTAAAATAAGTTCGTTGTTAGCAGTCTTATCAGAATTCTTATCACCCGTAGTATTTGTAAGATGATGAACAGAAGTCTGTACTCTACCAAGCTTTAGAATATTTTCTACAAGCTCTTCTCTGGTAAGGATACACTCAGGGAGTGGAAGTCCTGATTTTCTAAGCTCATGTGCAAGCAGTGTAACCTGTGGCACGTCAAGGCTGTGAGCCTTCAAAAGCTCCACATCCTTAAAGATTTCACGAGGCTTTCCCTCCATGAAAACCTTACCCTTTTCCATTACGAAAACATAGTCAGAATCTACAACCTCTTCCATGTAGTGAGTAATGAGGATAACTGTGATTCCCTTTTCCTTATTCAAAGTGTGAACAGCTTGAAGCACATCCTTTCTTCCATCAGGATCAAGCATGGCTGTTGGCTCATCTAAAATAATGCACTTTGGCTCCATAGCCATAACGCCAGCAATTGCAACGCGCTGCTTCTGTCCACCAGAAAGCTTGTTAGGAGAATGACTCTTGTACTTGTACATTCCCACCATCTTGAGAGATTTCTCAACACGCTTGATAATCTCCTCGGTTGGAACACCGATATTCTCAGGGCCGAAGGCAACATCCTCGTCTACCACTGATGCAATAATTTGATTGTCAGGATTTTGAAAAACCATTCCGGCTGTCTGACGAACTGCAAAGGTATACTCATCATCTGAAGTATTCATACCGTCCACAATGAGCGTTCCCTCTGAAGGTGTAAGAAGTGCATTGATATGCTTTGCGAAAGTGGATTTGCCAGAACCATTATGTCCCAAAATAGAAATAAACTGGCCTGGTTCCACATTAAGATTAACATGATCAAGAGCAACCTGGATGCTCTCCACGTTGCCCTCTTCATCACGTCTAATATATTCATGTACTAATTCTTTTGATTTGATAATCGACATTGGTACCCACTATTCCTTTTATTCTTTCCAGTTGAGTCTATGTAAATTACCCTCAGTCTCAAGTCCGAGGAAATCGTTTTGTCTCAGTGCCTCATACAAAATGATTGCTACCGAGTTTGATAAATTAAGTGAGCGTATATCATGTCCCATTGGAATACGAACGCAATTCTCCTCATTGTCTACAAGAATTTCCTCAGGGATTCCTGCTGACTCCTTGCCGAACATTATGTAGCAGTCTGGTTCGTAATTTACCTCTGTATGAGTACGCTTGGCCTTTGTGGTGGCCATATAAATCTTTGCATCTGGATTCTTAGCCTTGAAATCATCCCAATCGTCATAACGGAAAACCTCAAGCTTGTCCCAGTAGTCCATGCCGGCTCGCTTCACGGTTTTGTCTGTGAGAACAAAGCCTAGTGGCTCAATTAAATGCAGCCTAGTTCCGGTAGCGCAGCACGTTCTACCAATGTTTCCTGTGTTGGCTGGAATTTCAGGCTCATGTAATATAATATTTAACATTATCTAAAACCTACGTCAGTTACAGCTACAAGCCTAATGAATTCTCCGCTCAGCATAAAAAGCTTCGCTTAAGAATTATTAGAGCTTGATGCTTACTGACTTACTCTTTCTAAATTACTTGGCAGATCTAAGCTCGTTTATAAATTCTTCTATACGATCCATAGCCTTCTTCAACGCCTCCAACGAGTACGCATAAGAAATACGCACATTGCCCTCGCCACTTTCTCCGAAGGCTGTGCCAGGAACAACTGCTACTTCCTTTTCTTTAAGAAGTCGAGTACAAAATTCCTCTGAAGACATGCCAAATTCAGCGATAGATGGGAAAATGTAGAATGCACCATAAGGCTCAAAACACTTCACTCCCATTTTCTTGAAGCGATTCAGAAGATAACGACGGCGGTCGTTGTACTCCTCGCGCATATTTGCCACGTCCTCATCACAATCACGAATAGCTGTGACTGCTGCGTACTGGCTTGTAGTAGGCGCGCACATTATAGCAAATTGATGGATTTTTGTCATCTGCTGTACAATCACCTGTGGTGCGCAGACGTATCCGAGTCGCCATCCAGTCATGGCATGGCTCTTTGAAAAGCCATTGATATAAATAGTGCGTTCCTTCATTCCAGGGAAGCTGGCAATGGATACGTGTCCCTGTCCTGTGTAGGTAAGCTCTCCGTAAATCTCGTCTGTAAGAACGAACAAATCGTACTTCTTAACAAGCTCTACAATAGGCTCTAAATCAGACTTTTCCATAACAGCACCTGTTGGGTTGTTAGGGAAAGGCATGATTAAAATCTTGGTCTTATCTGTGATAGCAGCCTCTAATTCCTCTGGCTTAAGTCGAAACTCGTTTTCCTCCTTAAGGTTGATAGCTACTGGCTTTCCACCTGCTAAAATGGTGCATGGCTCATAGGAAACGTAGCTTGGCTGAGGAATAAGAACCTCATCACCTGGATCAAGCATTGCACGAAGGGCAACATCAATACCCTCAGAGCCACCTACTGTCATAAGCATTTCTGTAAGTGGATCATAGTTCAAACCATAATGACGCTTTAAAAAATCAGCTATCTCAACACGAAGCTCCTTCAAACCTGAATTTGAAGTGTAGAAGGTACGGCCTCTCTCAAGAGAATAAATAGCCTCATCTCTTACCTTCCAAGGTGTATCGAAATCTGGCTCGCCTACGCCAAGGGAAATAGCATCTGGCATCTCTGCCACAATATCAAAAAACTTTCGGATTCCCGAAGGCTTTATCTCAGTAATAGTTTTATTCAGAGGGTTTCTCATAAGCTCACCTTCTCCCTCTCATCAACATGCTTTTCTGCCATGATAATACCGTGGTCCTTGTACTTCTTCAATACAAAGTTGGTCTGAGTAGAAAGCACTGAGTCAAGTGGAGAAAGCTTAGCAGAAACAAAGTCTGCAACCTCTCTAAGTGTATGTCCCTCGATAGAAACCATGAAATCATAGCTTCCTGAAATAAGATAAACAGCATCAACCTCTGGATAGTTGTAGATGCGCTCAGCAACCTTGTCAAATCCCATTCCTCTCTGTGGAGTAACGCGAACCTCAATAAGTGCTGAAACCTTTTCTACGCTGGCCTTTTCCCAGTTAATGAGTGTAGGGTAACCGCAGATTACGTGCTCGTTTTCCATAGCCTCCAGTTCATTCATAACTGTAGCCTGGTCGCAGCCAAGCATCATAGCCAAATCGCTCAAATCTATTTTGCTGTTATGCTCAATATAAGTTAAAATCTTCTCTCTCATTTTAATCACCCCTTATCCGCTACCCCAAGCATACTATAAATATTATTATTCGCCACGCTTGCGCTCTTATTCGCTCTTTGCCCTACATAAGATGCTGCTAAAGCACCATCTAAGTAGGGATGGCTCATCAAGGGCTCATAAATAACATTTATAGTCTGCTTGGGTCAGCTCATCTAATTCTGTTAGTTACATAATAGTTTATTTTCGTTCTACGCTGTATAACGCATCGGTACGTGGTGGCTCAAGGAAGCGCACCTCATCGCCGCTTAAAATGCGACGATCATTCGAAGAGTTGGACTTCCCGATAATGGCGGATGCTACCCCCGCTGCACTAAGTTTGCGAACCAATCCATTGCCGTCGTTGGTTGCGATGAGCATTGCACCTGACGAAATGAGTTCATAAGGATTAATTCCGAAGAACTCGCAAACCTCTATAGTTTCCTGTTTAACAGGGATTGCTTTCAAATCAACATCAAGACCTACGCCTGAGGCCTCTCCCATTTCCCAAAGCGCCCCGAATATTCCGCCTTCGGTAACATCATGCATAGCAGCTACGCCATGCTCCACTGCGATGCGGCTTTCTGGAAGAACACTAAGGTACTGGTCAAAGCCCTTAGCCGTATCCACAAGTGACTGTGGCAAACGAGTGAGAAGCTCTGCCTCGTGGTCCTTTGCAATAATAGACGTACCCTCAAGACCAATCCACTTTGTGAGCACAATATCCATATTAGGCTTTGCACCGCCTGTGGATACCATCTGACCTTTCTTGACTTTACCAACGGCTGTAACAGAAATCAAAGGCTGATTAACCGCCTCGGTAACCTCTGTATGTCCGCCGATGACCTGCACATTATAACGTTTGCAAGCTGCATCCACCTGCTCCATAATGTGTTTCAGCTTCGCCTCTCTCATGCGAGGTGTAAGGAGCACTGTCAAAAGGATTCCGATTGGCTCTGCACCAGCAGATGCCAAGTCATTAACAGAAATTGTAACTGCCAGCTCACCTATATCAGAGGCTGTTCCAGTGATAGGATCAGTTGATAAAACCATCTCCTCATCAGGTCCAATCTGAACCGTAGCACAGTCCTCTCCAATAGAAGGGCCATTGCCAACCTCTGGTCGCTTTACATTAAGTTGTTTGATAACAGAGCGTTTCAGAACGCTCTCTGGTAACTTTCCAATATCCATAATTATGCCCTAAAAATGTTAGATTGCAGGCGCATCCTGTGTTCCTTCTGTAGTACCTGCAGGTGCCTCAGTGGCAGGTGCAGTCTCGGTAGCTGGTGCCTGATTTGTAGTCGAATTATTAGTAGTGGTCTGATTTGTGACCTGATACTTTGGTGTAATTGTAAATGGTGTGGAATTAGCAACACCTGGTGCGTAAGTCGCTATAGCATTTGCAATTGTAGCTGCATCCTGTGTAGCAACAGCCTGAAGCATAGCGTATGAAAGATTTGCATCCTCCGAAGCTATACCTACAGTAACTGTTCTGTTGGATGGATTGTACTTACTGTTATTATATACGTCGCGGCTAACCTCTGTGCCATTTTCGTAAACAACCTTCCAAAGGCGTGCTGTGTATCCAGTGTGACCACTGACTGTGGTTGTCATCTTGCCAAGTGGTACATTTGGATCTGCAACCCATGTTGTGTTCTGAACATTTACCCCAGTGATTTCAGTCTCATAATCAACTGTGTGGCCTGGGTCATCCTCTTCCTTACCATAAATGTTGAAGTATACATTGCTGCCGTCACAATGACCTTCTATATATATAGGATAATTCTTGTTGTTCTTAATCTGAAAATCCTTACTGCCGGACTCTGAAATCGCCGCATCCATTGATGGCTTTACATATGTAACAATCATTGAATGGGCGCTTCTGGTAACAACTCCAAGCTCAGCCTCACGAACAGCTCCGTAAAGTGTAGTGGAAACCTGGCAGATACCACCGCCATAAGTCTCAACAGTTGTTCCATTCTCATAAGAGCCTGCAAGCATGTATCCATTTTCAGCTGTGAATGGTGTGATAGTATTAAGAACTGAAAGCTCATCTCCTGGATAAAGAATAGTTCCATTAATGAAGCTTACACCATTTGCAACATTATTCTTACGAGCTGATGATGAAGAGCTATAATCTGTTGAGAAAGCTCCAATTAAATCCTTAATCTCTGCCAGCTCCTCCTTGCTTCCTCTAGGCTCTTTTACCTCTGTAGCAAGCTCAACAGTGGCATCACTGCCATCCCACTGATTCTCAATATAATCCACTAGAAGGGATGCAGATTCCTCAATCTGAACTACTACACCAGCTGTTCCCTCATGGAAAACAAACTGATCATTCTCACGTGTGAGATAGTCATCGCTTGCCTCATCATTTACCTGAGATGAAGCTGTATTCAAATATCTGACGATTCCATCATAGTTGGCGCCAAGTGAAAGCGAAAAATCCTTTGTACGGCCTGCCGCCAAATCCTGATTGGCTTTAAATCTCTCTGCTATATTGCCATAGGAGCCATAAGTAGCTGCCTGAACAGTGACATAATTATTCTTCGCGCCAATACAAAGGTCACTACCCTTTGCAGAGATAGTCTGACCATTGGCAGAAAGTGTGAAATTCACATTGTCATATGCCGCAAAATAGGCATCTACAACATCCTGCGCCTCTGTAACTGTCTTTCCTGAGACATCTGTACCCGCTATACTGATGCCATTTGGAATAATTCTGTTGTCAGTAACAACCTCTTCCTCTACTGCCTCTGCCTCTTCATTTGCCTGCTCTTCCGCTGCTGCATCCTCAGCAGCAAATGTAATGGTAGGGGAAGCCAGAGATAAAGCTAAAGAAATTGATAATACTTTATATAGTTTTTTCATAACATTAACCTCTAATATGTTACAATTATAGTAGAGCTGCAGCGAAGGTGGTAAATACCATACAAATCACAACTACTACAAGTACTGCACCTGCAATAATCTGATGCTTTTTACTACGTTTCATATTTTTACCTCGCTAATCATTTTCTTTATAGTAAAGGAGAATAACCATGCATTTTGGATTCCCGATTTTACCGTTTTTCCTATTAGCATTAGTTCTACTTACTATCAGACTTCGAAGCCTTTCCCTCAAAAGGGAACAGCAGGAAGCTGAGTTCTGGGCCAAGGAGCGCCAGGCAAATATAACACCTGCTAAAGATATATCTAATCTAAGATATATTACCATTCCAATAGAGAAATTTCCATTAAATTTTAGCACTGACGAAAAAGTAATTGAAATTGAAAATGAATTGAAAGAATTGTCTACCCATAGGCTTTTGAATCTTACGGGAATGACAAATACAGACCTTAAACTCGCCTACGGCATGCCGAATTTCGAGACCATGAGCAGAATTGGTGATGACTTTGACAGAACCTGCGTACTTCTGAACAAATATGCAGAGGCTCTCATGGAGGCAGAACGCTACGAGGATGTGATTACAGTTCTTGAGTTTGCAGTTGGTGCAGGCACTGACGTCAGTGAAAGCTACACCATGCTGGCAAAATGCTACCAGTTTACCAATATGGATTCAAAACTGGATTTACTTCGCAATCAGGTTGCGGAAAGCAATTTATTCTTAAAGGATTCAATCCTACAGAAAATCAGCTAGTGAAAGAGCCCTGATCATCACGACCAGGGCTCTAATTGTGTTTACTTTTATACTGTCATTTTCTTTGATTCATCTTCATCATCTTTACGACGCTTAAAGAATGCAAACAATCCAATCAATGCTCCTAGAACTGGAATTGTTGTACCAAACCATTTCTTACCTTCATGTGCCATAGCACCTGACTTAGCAACTTCACCATCTCCTATTGAGGTAATGTTTGACTCTTCTGTTGTATCAACCCCCACAACGCTAAGCGGAACCTGAACATCTTCAATCTGCTCAACATCCTGAGCCTGAGGTGCAACTATATTCTGAGTAGTCTGTGTTGCCTGAGTTGAAGCTGTTTCCTGTGCTTCAGCTTCTGGTGCTGCCACAAGATTTTCTGTAACAACTGCCTGCTCCTGTGTTGCCACTGCCTGAGTTGTAGACTGTGTAGAAGCTGCAGGTGATGCAGATGTTGCCTGCTGCACAGACTGAGTTGTTGTCTGTGTTGCTGTCTGAGCTGTTGTCAAATCTGCAACCTTCTCAAACTTTTTCTCAGGCTGTACAACTGTTTCTCCAGCTGCAATTTCAGCCTTAACAGTTTCAATTACTGTTTCTGTAGCTTCTGCAGATGCCTGCTCAATAACTGGAGTTTCTGCTTCTTCAGGAGCTGTCCCTTCTATAACTGGAGCAACTACTGCTGGTGCAACCTCAGCAGAAGTCTCAATTATTGGGCTCTCAGTAATATCAGTAGTCTCTGATGCTTCAGTAGTTTCTGTTATTACAGGTGTTTCTGTCACTTCTG contains:
- the rplM gene encoding 50S ribosomal protein L13, which translates into the protein MNTYMPNPSQLERKWYVVDAEGQTLGRLCAEVAKVLRGKNKPVFTPHADCGDYVIVVNAEKIKVTGKKLDQKIYYHHSDYVGGMKETTLREMLNTHPDRVIEHAVKGMLPKGPLGRQMYTKLFVYAGPDHKQQAQKPEVLTF
- the truA gene encoding tRNA pseudouridine(38-40) synthase TruA — protein: MRVMIVVAYDGSGYCGWQIQPNGVTIEQKLNEALTDLLQEPISIIGASRTDAGVHSLGNVAVFDTTSRMPADKISFALNQRLPDDIVVQYSCQVEDDFHPRYAACRKTYEYKILNRKMPDPTKRKDTFHYYYDLDVDKMNEAAAYLIGQHDFTSLSSVKAQVKSRVRTIYTAKVYKEDDVIHIRLTGDGFLYNMVRIIAGTLIKVGAGEMEPMYMLEILRGRNRELAGPTAPAHGLTMIGIEYE
- a CDS encoding energy-coupling factor transporter transmembrane component T family protein — protein: MLREITLGQYYPAESILHSLDPRVKLFATLIFIITLFSSNNVILFAAVLITLFGIIKMSHVPFSFMVKGLRSIVVLLIIAGLFNLFLTPGRTLASFWIFTISDVGLKNAVLMTSRMILLIIGTSIMTLTTTPNQLTDGLEKSLGFLKRINVPVHEISMMMSIALRFIPILIEETDKIMKAQMARGADFESGGLIKKAKNMVPLLVPLFVSAFRRANDLSFAMEARCYNGGEGRTKMRPLKYTSLDQRAYICIAIYLIVFYSAKVIL
- a CDS encoding energy-coupling factor transporter ATPase — encoded protein: MSIIKSKELVHEYIRRDEEGNVESIQVALDHVNLNVEPGQFISILGHNGSGKSTFAKHINALLTPSEGTLIVDGMNTSDDEYTFAVRQTAGMVFQNPDNQIIASVVDEDVAFGPENIGVPTEEIIKRVEKSLKMVGMYKYKSHSPNKLSGGQKQRVAIAGVMAMEPKCIILDEPTAMLDPDGRKDVLQAVHTLNKEKGITVILITHYMEEVVDSDYVFVMEKGKVFMEGKPREIFKDVELLKAHSLDVPQVTLLAHELRKSGLPLPECILTREELVENILKLGRVQTSVHHLTNTTGDKNSDKTANNELILDHVSYKYSPGTAYEVTALDDISLSIKEGEFIGIIGHTGSGKSTLVQHLNGLIKATDGHIYYRGQDIYDKDYDIKELRTQVGMVFQYPEHQLFETTVFKDVQFGPKNQGLDEKEQIKRAYEALGLVGLPEEFYLASPFELSGGQKRRAAIAGVLAMKPAVIILDEPTAGLDPKGRDDILGMIADMHKKRGDTVILVSHSMEDVANYVDRIIVMDAGKPAFDGTPKEVFSHYKELEAMGLAAPQVTYVMNDLKAAGFDIRTDATTVDEAKEEILCCVK
- the trmL gene encoding tRNA (uridine(34)/cytosine(34)/5-carboxymethylaminomethyluridine(34)-2'-O)-methyltransferase TrmL; translation: MLNIILHEPEIPANTGNIGRTCCATGTRLHLIEPLGFVLTDKTVKRAGMDYWDKLEVFRYDDWDDFKAKNPDAKIYMATTKAKRTHTEVNYEPDCYIMFGKESAGIPEEILVDNEENCVRIPMGHDIRSLNLSNSVAIILYEALRQNDFLGLETEGNLHRLNWKE
- a CDS encoding pyridoxal phosphate-dependent aminotransferase, with the translated sequence MRNPLNKTITEIKPSGIRKFFDIVAEMPDAISLGVGEPDFDTPWKVRDEAIYSLERGRTFYTSNSGLKELRVEIADFLKRHYGLNYDPLTEMLMTVGGSEGIDVALRAMLDPGDEVLIPQPSYVSYEPCTILAGGKPVAINLKEENEFRLKPEELEAAITDKTKILIMPFPNNPTGAVMEKSDLEPIVELVKKYDLFVLTDEIYGELTYTGQGHVSIASFPGMKERTIYINGFSKSHAMTGWRLGYVCAPQVIVQQMTKIHQFAIMCAPTTSQYAAVTAIRDCDEDVANMREEYNDRRRYLLNRFKKMGVKCFEPYGAFYIFPSIAEFGMSSEEFCTRLLKEKEVAVVPGTAFGESGEGNVRISYAYSLEALKKAMDRIEEFINELRSAK
- a CDS encoding Lrp/AsnC family transcriptional regulator, encoding MREKILTYIEHNSKIDLSDLAMMLGCDQATVMNELEAMENEHVICGYPTLINWEKASVEKVSALIEVRVTPQRGMGFDKVAERIYNYPEVDAVYLISGSYDFMVSIEGHTLREVADFVSAKLSPLDSVLSTQTNFVLKKYKDHGIIMAEKHVDEREKVSL
- a CDS encoding AIR synthase family protein — translated: MDIGKLPESVLKRSVIKQLNVKRPEVGNGPSIGEDCATVQIGPDEEMVLSTDPITGTASDIGELAVTISVNDLASAGAEPIGILLTVLLTPRMREAKLKHIMEQVDAACKRYNVQVIGGHTEVTEAVNQPLISVTAVGKVKKGQMVSTGGAKPNMDIVLTKWIGLEGTSIIAKDHEAELLTRLPQSLVDTAKGFDQYLSVLPESRIAVEHGVAAMHDVTEGGIFGALWEMGEASGVGLDVDLKAIPVKQETIEVCEFFGINPYELISSGAMLIATNDGNGLVRKLSAAGVASAIIGKSNSSNDRRILSGDEVRFLEPPRTDALYSVERK
- a CDS encoding VanW family protein → MKKLYKVLSISLALSLASPTITFAAEDAAAEEQANEEAEAVEEEVVTDNRIIPNGISIAGTDVSGKTVTEAQDVVDAYFAAYDNVNFTLSANGQTISAKGSDLCIGAKNNYVTVQAATYGSYGNIAERFKANQDLAAGRTKDFSLSLGANYDGIVRYLNTASSQVNDEASDDYLTRENDQFVFHEGTAGVVVQIEESASLLVDYIENQWDGSDATVELATEVKEPRGSKEELAEIKDLIGAFSTDYSSSSSARKNNVANGVSFINGTILYPGDELSVLNTITPFTAENGYMLAGSYENGTTVETYGGGICQVSTTLYGAVREAELGVVTRSAHSMIVTYVKPSMDAAISESGSKDFQIKNNKNYPIYIEGHCDGSNVYFNIYGKEEDDPGHTVDYETEITGVNVQNTTWVADPNVPLGKMTTTVSGHTGYTARLWKVVYENGTEVSRDVYNNSKYNPSNRTVTVGIASEDANLSYAMLQAVATQDAATIANAIATYAPGVANSTPFTITPKYQVTNQTTTNNSTTNQAPATETAPATEAPAGTTEGTQDAPAI